From the genome of Phoenix dactylifera cultivar Barhee BC4 chromosome 17, palm_55x_up_171113_PBpolish2nd_filt_p, whole genome shotgun sequence:
GGCCGAAGAAAACTCTCTCGAATAAAAAGGGTCCCCTGGTTCAAGCTACTTTGTCTACTTTATTTGAGAAAGTAGATGATAAGGTAAGTAGTGCCAGCTCCAGGAGAATTActgatttgtatttttcttcaTTCTCTCAAGTTtttctaatagatttttgtttgtttctatTGCATCTGCAGGTACATATTATTTGTCATGCCTTTAGCATTCCAGGAATATCTGGACTGCTATTTGTACTAAAATGGTTGCAATGATATCTGTATGCACAATATGCGGCTGGCATTTCTGAACGTTAGAATTATCAACCATCCTCTAGCTTCCTTTGCTTGTTATATGTGTtaaattagcattcaattggCAATTTTGAGCTCATGGTTGAGGCGCTGTGTATTGACTAATGCAAAGGCAGCTGTCCCTTGTTCCAAAAGATTCACTTCtgcatattttattttgtatcgactAATCCAACCATGTTGACTTGTCATCAGGAAGTTAGGTAAAAATTGTACAGTTATAGTGTAGCTTCCATGCAAACAAAAGTTCATGAGCATGGGAGCCTGAAAGTTTTGCTTGTGCAGTGCATGTGCTAGCTTATAGAGTTCATTGATTTGATATTTGTACCATATGGTCCCAAATTCATGCACCTTTTATCTTTTTTGTGTATCCCTATATTGCGGCATGGAGATGTCTTGTTCAAGATTTTTAGTCATAACTTTGAAAATGATTTATATTGGACATGTCTGAAAATCAAGATATCAAACTCCTAGTCCTCTCAACCTAAGACTTTTTATTTTGCAATACTGTGTGGGTTAAATTACATGTATGGTCTAATGATGACTATATGCAGACTGTATTATTTGTTTATGCATAGACTCAGAGAACTATTTATCAGGAACATATCCTGTAttcatattatatttatattatatagctatttcaaaatattatataattatattccCCTTGATATGGTACATTCATCCAAAGCTTGCTTTCTTAGGTAGTACTAGAGAATGAGATTGGTTCTCCATGTTGCCTCAATTCTTTGTTCTAGAAACTATCGAGTGCCAACACTTTTGGGAACTTTGGCATAACACAACATTACACTCCTGGGCTCCCAGAAATTGTGTCTTGCTTGAGTGAGCCTATTTCAATGCTTAACTTTCTTTTCTCCCATCAGACCACAATCTGATGCAAGTGATCAAGCTTAAACTTTTTTAACCATTTCAACAATAAAAGAATATGCAAAAGCATTTGGTCATATGTTTGAAGTGTCAagacttttttccttttcctttcttttcattctCCTTTTGATATAACATGATATGGAATGGAAATTTAAACAACTACCACTAACTAGTCAACTAGTATGATATTAAGCAATGTTGATCTGAATTTATGTTCAAATGTGGGCATGTacatagtcacatgcatttggaCAGGATAAATGGtaatagagaaaagaaagatttgGACTTCAAAAACTTAGGGACACTCGGACAAATTGGTAATCATGCACAGAATCTTTGTAAACTTGTTTGGCTTCCTAGTCTTCTATCCACAGTGAATGTTACATTTACTCTCTTATGACTATATTGCAACTGGTCTGCCATCTTGAGGGCCAACAATCTGGTTTCTTATGCATGGGCAAGTATATTGTGATTGCTTTGCCACTGCATTCGCTGTTTATATTAAAATGCTTCATTAATGTTCTATCTCTGGCATATGAAGCAGCTCTTAGGCTTTTTCACAAGGATGACTCTACTGAGTTTCAGCATCTACCAAGCAAATTTGCcatctgtaattaattatgatTTTGATGTACACGACACATTTTAATTATAGGTGATAGTACTGACTGCATATGGTCattgtgcatgtccatatgcTGTACCCATGTTTTATATGACCTTGTCATATTTTGACCAGATATTTCAGCATCCATATGTTTCATCGCTTTGCATTATCATTTCTTGAGTTGTCTagttaatctttctttttgaagaTTTCTTCTGAAATGATACTGGAACATGTATGATGTAGCATACTCAGTTCTGTTAATcactgtacatatatatatgtgcatacAAACTCAGTTGtatattttaaaattcattCCTATTTAGTTTTACTGTTTTCAATAAACAATTATTTAGGCCATTCGAGTGAATGTTCTGCCTTGTCATTTTGGTATCATGTATCTTATCTTGCATTTTTgggtcaaaaattttctttctttcttttttatttcagttatatgatatgatataaagCCTGCTGTTTTGTTTTTCGTGCTCTAATTTTATGCCTGATCTTTTTATGCGGCATTTGCATTTTCCAGAAATCTAAGCGCAAAGCAGAGGACTCTGCTGGACCTGAAGGTTTATTTTCCTGATTGGGTTTCTACTTTTTTCCTACACCATAGGCTTGAATCTTCATTTTGCTCAACGAAATGCAAGTGCACTTGTTCTCAAGTTAATTTCATGACTAATTCTGCTATCCAGGTCCTACTGGTAAGAGGCAACGGAAGCAAATAACTGAAGAAGTGCAGGTAAGGATCTTAAAATCGGCATGACTATGTTCCGTTAATGGCCAAGGTTGATACTGTGGCCCACAATCCATCTTGACGGCTAGGTACAACACATTTATATGGAATTTTGTTTGTATTGTAGGTGAAGCAATCTGGTAAGAAACCGGCACGGTCTGGCGGAAAAAAAAGTGGTCAGTATTTGTTCTGATAATATAACGGTCATGCTCATTAATCAAAGTTTTTATAAGTTGCAAGCTGAATCGTAATTCATTTGCTCGACTAGTTGTTTAGCATAAGTTATACATTTCAGTTTCTAGGATGGTAATGACATAATATATGCTTTTTTCGACTTCTCTTTTTCATTTTGGGGAAAGTAAATGCCGTAAATTTTTGAAAGGGTTAAGTTGCAAAATCACATTAGATTAGAGATAATTGTCTGGTGCTCTTCATTCTAGGCACTCCAGCAAGTTGAACTTATGTAACTGTCTGATTATGAAAAATGCAGGGACTGGGACTTTGAGAAAGCAGAAGAAGTCTGAGGTACTATTGAAGACAAACGAATTTTAATGAACCAATGTTTGTTGATCCATCTCGAACGATGTTCATCTTCTCTCATATGTGAAATTGCTTCATGATTACTGTTgctattttccctttttttcataaaaagtaTGCTGTTAAGTTATCACAGTTTTGTATTTTCATGTGGGattgaaaataaaaatcaataaaaatttcTGTTCTTTCAGTTGTTTCTGTTCAAATTTCCAAATAATGTTTTTTTCATGAGCAGTGCAATGCAAGAATAATTATGAAAATGAAGTGACTTCATATTGGAAGGCACATACTCAAGGTTCTTTTTACGTGTGGAGACATaagtattttaatatgttgattgtttagaatagtgTGATCATATCATTGACAGAAACCTTGCTGTCAAACTTTATACTATGCAAATTTTTTTGTTTGGTAAATTGAATTGAATTATATGTATGGAAAGCAAATTGCATGCACCAAGTAATTTCCCGTGAATATTTTGTTCGAAAGAAATATTACCCAGGGATTCATGTTGAAGTACCCATCCTATTATTAGTAATATTAGACCTTAAGCAGCTCAGACCACATTTTCAGTACAGGTGGGACCTTTCTTCTAATTCCTTCCAAACCATTCTTATTCTGTGCGGTGGATCATCAGTGACTTTTGAACAAGTGACATGTTTACAAATATGGGGCAGATTTcagttctttttcttccttgtctATTGCACATCTGCAGTATTTGAAAATGCCAGTTAGTATGCTGATTCTAAAGATGCAATATTCCCGATTCCTTTCTCTTAAAGTTACAAAATGCGCGTGCCTCAGTCGTAAGGCTCCCTGAATACACCAAGTATACATGGTGAAACAACAGATCAGAAATTTCAATTTATTCTATAAGATGATGTTAAGGGTTTATAACAAATGACTCTGCATATTCATTGGTATCTGCATGAAAACCCAACTCTAACATGAAGGTAGAAGTTTATGTCAAACACTTTGGATGGATCTGTTTCAGTCAGAAACTCAGTTACCACACAACAAGCAAGATAATTTGCTTGTCGCTGCTGTCTCATtctttttttatctattttttcatttgttGAATTTGAATAAACTTATTTTAAATCTTATCTATTCCTAACACTGTTGATTCTATAATAGGTACAAGATGATGAGATAGAAGAAATCTCCAGTGAATCCCAGGTTTGACATTACTAaacttctttcccttttttttattctttttgttaatttcagcATGTACATGTGCTGTGCTTATCCTTCGTATCTGCATGCTGCAATCATATATAGAATTATAACCTTATTTCACCATGCATATTATGTTAGTGCTCATTTCATTTATCAACAGGGTCTATTTTTCATATAAATGGTAAATTTTCCATCAACTGATGTTAAGAACTAAAGTTCATTGTGTCTTCTAAAATTGATTTCAACTCCTTTGGTCCGAAACAATTCTGTTGAATTAGTAGATGACATTAATCTGTAAGACCAATGCCATTGTTTCAATTCCTCTCTACTTCTCAAGCAGTCGAAAGTTTATCTACAAATAACAGTTTTCAATTCCTCCCTTCACCCTTTGGAGTTCAGTGCATGCCATTATAGTAAATTTCTTTAACTGACCATCCAGCTGAATAGTTTATTTTGCTCTTTATCTGCAACATACTCCTTTCTTCTTTGGATTCCATGACACTGATATTCTGCAAAGCAAACAGAACCTATTATTACAGTTACATCATCATCGGATAAAAGTTAAAACAGAACAAGTCAGATCACGTTTAAATTCTGAAATGAGCACTCTTCTGCCTGAGTCTCCTACATTCTAGTTTGTGAAAGAAGATTATCTGGTTATTGACTATTAGTGTAAGAGTTCCTTAAGGTTTTTTTTAACCTCTTCATAAAACTGTTACTAAATGCTCCAATGTCTATTTCCCCGACCTGGCTATGGGGACTTAATCTAAAAATCCAGAGGCTGCCACTTACCTCATTCATGTACCTGTTAGTGACCTCATTTATAGcttaaaaaagagagagtaaATCTGCGATGTTACTAAAAGAGTAACTACCTAGGATATGATATTGAACATTTTAACTATTGATATTAAACTATCTTCCTCACTAGACAATGTTGGCAAATCCCAGTCACTTCTGGAAGTTATGGATTTGTTCTGCATGCTTGGAATCTAAATACCAACAGCATGCCCAACCATTTGTTCATGGATACCTTGCACTTCACCCGACATTATCAGGCTTGCTTCTTCAAGGATATTTCAAACAAATAGTCTATGCACATGCCCACTCTTTATGGTCAAGGCCATCTTCTGTTCCTTGGTTTTGTCTAGGTTGTTCTTATGTTTTGTGCTGTGCCATGTACTTGTGCATTATTATGAGTTGCCCTCTCCAACTCTGGCAATTTGTTGTTTCAGGATGACAGTGATGAAGACTGGGCCTTGTGATGCAATCAGCTGGAGATGGAAGAATACTGATACCTCTACTCAAGGTGCCACACTATCATTGATCGTGTACTAATATGGGGCATAGCTGAAGTAGTCGATCAGGAGAGAGAGTATCATCATTTACTGCTCAATCTGTTCTCGCATGACTTCATGACTCGGTTAAGTTTTTTCCCCCCTTCTGTTCAATTCTCCATTTTGGCAATCTTTCATGTGAAATCTTTTCGCTGAATGTGCGGGTTAGCCTTGAAGCCCAGAAACCTGAAGAAGATCTATGTTAGAGAGCATTTAACATCAACAAAAAAGTTGAGCAGGATCCCATGCATTATGACATATCTTGGCAAAGAGGTCCAGGAAACTGGTGAATCAAGTGATGGTGCCTGCTCAACTGGCGTAGAGCTGACCATCTATCTGATAAAAAGGTACTCTTGGGGTGTGGGGCCTGTAAAGTTGCTTAAAAACCTATGAGCGTTGTCTCAGAAACGTACGTGACCAAAATATCAAGTTTTCTTAACTACTTGGTTCCTAATGAAGCATTGTTACATTTCATATACTCCAAGGGAAGCTGCATATATTAAGTCGTCGTCCCGGTGAGGAATGAAAAGATGAGGCAACAAATCCAAGATATTGTGGAAATAATAACATATTGGGGACTCCAAAATTGTCTGCTGAATTTGGGTGCTTGCAATGTGCAGTCCGGTCCCTCTCTTCTATGATCAGCACTTTGATTACTGAATGCTTGAAGGGGGTAGTTTTTTTGGGCAAGCATGCTGATAAGCTCCTCTAGATATGTGGTAGGCTGCTTacgttgtgaaattttattcagcATCACGAATCCCTGGCATCTTCTGAGGCAGGCAGTATTAATTGGAAAATTGATTGACTACAGGTGTGTACTCAACTTGGCTTCAAGTCCAGATTTAGGTCGCTTTGGAGGAAATATTAACCATCAGTATTGGTTCTTCAGCTCAGATAATGGAATGGACGCACGTTTTTGTCGGTTCCATTGATTTTGCTCTTGCTTTAAGTAGGTTCATGATAGTGAATTCATGAACAGGAAATTAATCTGCTGGGATGTGGTCATGTGGCTTGTGTTTCGACTTTCTAAtacaagaaaaaacaaaaaagcagCCTATTTGCCCTTCTCGTTAGCCTCTAATTCTCATGAGTAAATGTCTATAGAGGATTGTACCATCTCCAAATATCGATTAGTGCATCATTTAATCCATCTCCTGTCCCAAAACCGGATGATATTTGTGTGCCACTGTGAGATGAGGCCACCCTATAGCTTACCACATCCCTGACAAGATAAAAAGAAACCAAACAACGAACACACGACCATGGGAATGTTCGACCTTTCTGGGCTTTAACAGCGATAATTGCAACGCCGTCCTCTCTCCCTGTGGAGGGGATCTGCAGTCGCACTAGTCACCATACGAGGAGCCGTCACCGCAAGCACGATCGCCTCTTTCTCCATCTTCTCCACTGCCGTCGCCTCTATGGATTCCTTCACCGTTGTCGATGCCATCAGGATGAGTAGTTATTGAGAAACTAATGGGAGTCCGTCCCTAAAAGATGCTGTATATGCATAAGATATCCAATGACACGGACCACTCACAAATCCTTCTTTCTGCAGACCTCCAGCCTTGGAAATTAcactcttcttttccttcttggaTTCGGATGATTTTGTGACTAGTgagtaaaaataaataaattacatATGTGACCTGCCTGGTCAGAGGGGTCTCCAAATGACACATTTGTCTCATGAACGGCTTGTGATCAGCTTGATAAATAGCCAGTTTAAGCTGGGCTCAATCAGAAAATGCTTTGAACTCAAACAGTATCTAGAAATTCCGTTTGCAAACCAAATTTGACTTTAGCAAGAAAGTGGCTCAGCCCGATAAGAAGCTCTGTTCAAAGCCAAAACAGAAGACAAGGTCACAGATGTGCACATGCTTCATCTTCTACAGCACCATAAGAAGAGATCGCACGAGCTCTTGAAAATGTTCTAGGGGCTTAGAGGACTACTGCCAACCGAGGCAAACCTTGATTCACCCATGAAAAGCATGCAGCATCCCTGAAGAGGTCAATGTATATGATCCGTGGACATGGTGCCGAGCCGTTCGACAACTTACATAAGTAGGAGAGGAACTGAAGATGCAGCATTGCCACGCAAGCTGAACAAGCATCAAAGACATGGGAGGAAGACGGCAAGGCGTTCTCTGAAACTATATGGGTAATccaacttttcttttctttttttcttgatataTTCTGAGCAAGTTTGGACACGATTTCTCGTCATGAGTTCTTGCAGATATTCTACATGCATTTTGAAATAGCTAGTGATAATTTGTAATATCAGGTGGTTGGTCATGCaacaaaattttttaattctatGATATCACGATACACTTAATGCCTGATGGTCATGGGGATGCTTCTCCTTAATCAACTTTAAATGATGAAATTATATCCAAATAACCTTTACACTAATCATGTTTTCATGAATGGGACATAAGTTGGTTTCTTTCCCCAGTGAGCGACATAACCTTACAGCAAAGCAAATCTAATCGTTTGGTAGTCAGGTTTTACTAAAGTGGCTTCTGACAGAACCCACAATGAGTAGGTTCGGTTAAAATACTTGTTCGGTTGTTTTAATAAAACCTACTGGAAAAACTACAAGCAAATACACGAGTCCATGAAAGCCTTACATTTATTTTCTACCAAAAAcgccttcatttttttttgtaaaacatGTTTTACACAGAGTAAGATTTTATAGTCATCATTTCAAACAGTTAAATGTTTTGACGATGGTATCCAAGTGTAGAGAGCTAACTAAATGAGTTGAACCTCAGTAAACCTTGTAAGTTCTTTGTCAACACAAGATCGACTTGCAATAAAATGAACACCTTTGTGGGCCAATTGCAAACAGCTTTTATATGGTCGCTAGATTGCAGGAACTAAAGACATAATAGCCAGGAAACCACAAAAATAGAGACGACATCAAGAAATAGAAGTGCAAGACTGTGCAAGTGGGGCATACCAGGGTTCTCGAGCTTGGGTGCCAAGGACAGGTTTAGCAGGCCGGCCTTGCTACATATTTTCTGCAGCCGAAGTAAAAGTTTATCTCCACAAAGTAACTGTCGATACAAAAGTAGCAATGATCTTTGAACATAAgttacaaaataataaatataatcccGTTCTTAACACACCATTTAATTAAAAGGTTGTCTCTATATACGGGCAGCAGCAAAATGCAGCGGTCATTTCCAATCAAGCATGTCTAGAAGCCACAATACTTCGTGCTCTTTGCTTGCAGCATCACAAAAGTCTATCTCAATCCCAAACACATCAATGGCATTGTCATTGCCATTGGCCACAAATAGCAAGGACACCCAAGCTCTAATTTCAGATATGAATGGATGTCCGGGTGAAAAATTGAGATAGGCATAGGCAAGTGCTCTGAAGGCACTGCCATCAACATAATCAAAGAAAGAGTCTCTTACGATGCATGCAATCTGATTGGTATCCTTTCGACCCACAAGAACGGACACACTGATGGTACTTCCCAAAGTAATGGTGAACCTTGGCTCTGCTTGCACTATCATCTTGTAATCAGGGCCATCAAGGTGTACCTTGAGGATATCAGATATGccgggaggtgggttttttaTCCCTGTCCGGAGCATAGAGCCTGAGATGGCTTCCGAGAAGATCAGCTTTTTTTCAGACCAAAGATCGATGTAGAATTCTAAATCATTGAAGGATAACCTTGGTGGAAGAAGAGGCTGAGGGCGCTGGTTTCCGGAGAAGGTTTTGAAAAGCTTGAAGTAGCTAAGGGCAGGAAGAGGTCTTCTGCAGATAGAAGGCCATCTCTTGGCACAAATGCACTTCCAAACGTAGTCCTCCTTAGCAATGTCTCTCCACTGACGGCATACCAGCATGCACGAGGCCAGGTCTTTACCATCTAGTAGAGGAAAGAGTGCCTTTAAAACTTCACCATGCGACCAATCTTTGGTCATTCTGGACTGCTTAAAGACAACCAAGCAGGAAAGAAGCCAAAAGTTACAATAAATCCAGAGGGACGTCAAAGGTTTCGAAAGTTTGTGATGTTGAACTGAATAGGCAATGCAGGATTAGCAATTCCCCTGCAAAGTAAACATGCTCTATTTAGAAATACCACATTGCAGGCAACTTTTCCCTTAAGTAGCAACAGTACAAATTCGATTTCAAGTGGCTTATAAATTCAAATCAACATATTCATTCAAccaggaggaagaaaaaggaactTGTTCATTCAAgcaggaggaaaaagaaaagaggaagatatTATGCACGTATGTGTGCGAGTATGTATTAATGCAAGGCAATTAATTGAAACTGATATTGTAATTGCAGAAGCTTTATGCTTGGAATGGTTTGGACGGATTAATCATGTGCAGTGAAGTTCAAAGACAGTCTAATTAGGAGAGCAGGCTCCAGTGGAATCAATTGTATCTTAATCAGATTGTTAGAATCAAGGAAACCAAGTGAAAGATATGTTACATGGAATCAGTAGAGATCAGTGTTATTGTGACCATATTGGAATGAAATAGCACATAGCAAATGGAAGGATGTGGTTTTTAATCATAGTCATGGTCTGGACAAGATACCCATATGGGAGTACTAactgaaaaaaataaagcaGGCAAGGCACATGAGACCCATAGATTTACCTTGATATTCTGAACATAATGCATCTGTCCAAAAAAATCAACAAACTAGCGAATATTTAAAACAAAGTCTTCTAGTTCAGCAACTACATTTATGTCTAAATCTACCTCAATTTATTCGGTGCAACAATACAGTTCTGCTGTCTAATAATTTCAGTCATAAAATGCAGCCAAAAAAAGGATTTTAAGACCGACCTATCAACCATTATTCATGAATTAGATCACCAGGATAGAATCAAATGTAGTACTAGTAGAAATTGGGCATAGAGTCTGGCATGGAGGTATGATGCATTACCCGAAATAATGTTGCAGATGTTGGTGCAAAAtgttgatttttgtttttacaGAACAAAACGAAGGATATGAGAAGAATTTCAACATAGAGAAAACAAAACCAGGCCATTACACACACCAGAATCAATTTATATTAACTTCCAAGGTCATTTGGCCGTATCGTTGAAACTACACTGGAAAATAAAATATGAGACTTGGTCAGCAACTTAGCTAGAGCAATGACTTGATAATAAGTACATACTAGAAAATGAAGTATTCAGACTTGGAAGTGAAAAGATATCTCAAACAGCACTAAATTTA
Proteins encoded in this window:
- the LOC103716730 gene encoding F-box protein At5g39250-like, producing MTKDWSHGEVLKALFPLLDGKDLASCMLVCRQWRDIAKEDYVWKCICAKRWPSICRRPLPALSYFKLFKTFSGNQRPQPLLPPRLSFNDLEFYIDLWSEKKLIFSEAISGSMLRTGIKNPPPGISDILKVHLDGPDYKMIVQAEPRFTITLGSTISVSVLVGRKDTNQIACIVRDSFFDYVDGSAFRALAYAYLNFSPGHPFISEIRAWVSLLFVANGNDNAIDVFGIEIDFCDAASKEHEVLWLLDMLDWK